Proteins encoded in a region of the Geoanaerobacter pelophilus genome:
- a CDS encoding 4Fe-4S dicluster domain-containing protein produces MKRIFVDYKKCLACKACESACAVEQHPCHSLMAALGDHKTQVNVRVLGIDHEAFPLSCRHCDPADCLNACPSGAISRDPESGAVLLDAALCKACAMCAMVCPFDAISFKVTHRSLYGRDVAYKCDLCNERIKEGKSPACVTACHSGALVYAEHDALRGRQAVKSLRTYLLGAEGIPAHVELFRELRRKEFARRRDGEQ; encoded by the coding sequence ATGAAAAGGATATTTGTCGATTACAAGAAATGCCTGGCCTGCAAGGCCTGTGAATCAGCCTGCGCCGTGGAACAGCATCCGTGCCACAGCCTGATGGCGGCCTTGGGGGACCACAAGACCCAGGTGAACGTTCGGGTTCTGGGCATCGACCATGAGGCGTTCCCGCTTTCCTGCCGTCACTGCGACCCGGCGGATTGCCTGAACGCGTGTCCGTCAGGCGCCATCAGCCGCGATCCGGAGAGCGGCGCAGTGCTCCTCGATGCGGCACTGTGCAAGGCGTGCGCGATGTGCGCCATGGTCTGCCCGTTCGATGCCATTTCGTTCAAGGTAACACACCGCTCGCTGTATGGTCGCGATGTTGCCTACAAATGCGACCTTTGTAACGAGCGGATCAAGGAGGGGAAGAGCCCGGCCTGCGTGACAGCCTGTCATTCCGGGGCGCTGGTCTATGCCGAACATGATGCCCTGCGAGGCAGGCAGGCGGTAAAGAGCCTCCGTACCTATCTGCTTGGGGCGGAAGGGATACCGGCGCACGTTGAACTGTTCAGGGAGCTGCGCCGGAAGGAGTTCGCCCGGCGCCGGGATGGTGAACAATGA
- a CDS encoding AAA family ATPase — MCQPQQEGLRVVITGKGGVGKTTLTSCLATVLAANGINVLAVDEDPQMNLPNALGLAADAASRIVPLNRHADYIEEKTGIRPGRSGWGAMFKLNPDVDDVVERFGLKIRDNLNLLVMGTVKQAGGGCLCAENVLLDATIRHLALRRNDVILLDTQAGMEHFGRSLAKGFGQCLVVADNTFNSLSVACHSASLARETGIPLVFLVINRIAPDGNAKLERFQQENGCRLDEVFDAIVELPAEPRLESLDPDVTRIMAEQESRYAAAVTRLASLLNAPPCSCSSSAATHHHAH; from the coding sequence ATGTGCCAACCACAACAAGAAGGGCTGCGCGTCGTGATCACCGGCAAGGGTGGAGTGGGGAAAACCACCCTTACCTCCTGCCTGGCAACGGTGCTCGCTGCCAACGGCATCAATGTCCTGGCTGTGGACGAAGACCCGCAGATGAACCTGCCGAATGCGCTCGGCCTGGCTGCCGATGCCGCCAGCCGGATCGTGCCGCTCAACCGCCATGCCGATTATATCGAGGAAAAAACCGGTATTCGCCCCGGCCGGAGCGGCTGGGGGGCGATGTTCAAGCTGAACCCGGACGTCGATGACGTGGTGGAACGTTTCGGACTGAAAATCCGCGATAACTTGAACCTACTGGTGATGGGGACCGTCAAGCAGGCTGGGGGGGGCTGCCTTTGCGCCGAGAACGTGCTGCTGGATGCCACGATCAGGCACCTGGCACTGCGGCGTAACGATGTTATCCTGCTCGACACCCAGGCAGGGATGGAGCACTTCGGTCGGTCTCTGGCCAAGGGGTTCGGCCAGTGCCTGGTGGTGGCCGACAACACCTTCAACTCCCTGAGCGTGGCCTGCCACTCTGCTAGCCTGGCCCGTGAGACCGGCATTCCTCTGGTATTCCTGGTAATCAACCGGATTGCTCCCGACGGCAATGCAAAGCTGGAGCGGTTTCAGCAGGAGAACGGCTGCAGGTTGGATGAGGTGTTCGACGCCATCGTCGAGCTTCCTGCCGAGCCAAGACTGGAAAGCCTCGATCCGGATGTTACCAGAATCATGGCAGAACAGGAGAGCCGCTATGCGGCGGCAGTCACCAGACTGGCCTCGCTGCTCAATGCGCCTCCCTGCAGCTGTTCGTCCAGCGCAGCAACACATCATCACGCACATTAG
- the cooS gene encoding anaerobic carbon-monoxide dehydrogenase catalytic subunit: MNEVKALNNDHRSVDPAAVEMLRIADREGYSNIWERYEKQQPQCAYGQLGTCCRICSMGPCRIDPFGDGPTHGVCGATADTIVARNLARMAAVGSSSHSDHGRKVAQLLRAVANGSNTDYRITDADKLMAVAARLDIPTTGRQQLEIAADVAKVAIDCFGNQDEEPLVFLEKYMPAKRFARLKALEESLYQTTGAKTGFLPRGIDREAVDILHRTHFGCDHDPLSLVAQSVRCSLSDGWGGSLIATELQDILLGTPTIKSVKANLGVLEEESVNVVVHGHEPILSAKIAEMAQSAENRQAAEAVGAKRVNVVGLCCTGNEVLLRQGVGMAGNESHSELAIMTGAVDAMVVDVQCIYPAIADLASCFHTKFITTSEQAKIPGSLHIQFDEHHADAIASRIIKTAIDAFPNRNKGRVYIPKHTATAVVGFTVEEILKALGGTPQPLIDLIVNGTIKGVAGIVGCNNVKVQQDHFHRVLTTELLKRDILVIGTGCWAVAAAKAGLMDLSAQELAGPGLKAVCRQLGIPPVLHMGSCVDCSRMLNLAGAIADHLKVDISDLPLVGSAPEWTTEKAVAIGAYFVGSGIPVHLWPLPPILGGPEVTRILTQDAKEVLGGWFFVEEDPVAAADQMERIVMERRSALGI, translated from the coding sequence ATGAACGAGGTGAAGGCATTAAACAATGACCACAGGAGCGTAGATCCGGCAGCAGTGGAAATGCTGCGGATCGCCGATCGTGAGGGGTACTCCAACATCTGGGAGCGTTACGAGAAACAGCAGCCGCAATGCGCTTATGGCCAGCTTGGCACCTGCTGCCGGATCTGTTCCATGGGTCCGTGTCGCATCGATCCGTTCGGCGACGGCCCGACCCATGGCGTCTGTGGGGCAACCGCCGACACCATAGTGGCCCGCAACCTGGCGCGCATGGCGGCAGTCGGCTCTTCCTCCCATTCCGATCATGGCCGCAAGGTGGCCCAACTGCTCCGGGCCGTGGCCAACGGCAGCAATACCGATTATCGAATCACTGATGCCGATAAGCTGATGGCAGTCGCGGCCCGCCTCGACATCCCGACCACCGGGCGTCAACAGCTGGAAATAGCGGCGGATGTGGCAAAGGTCGCCATCGACTGTTTCGGCAACCAGGATGAAGAGCCGCTCGTCTTCCTGGAAAAGTACATGCCCGCCAAACGCTTCGCGCGCCTGAAGGCTCTTGAAGAGTCACTGTACCAGACTACCGGCGCCAAAACCGGCTTTCTCCCCCGTGGCATCGACCGCGAGGCTGTAGATATCCTGCACCGGACCCATTTCGGCTGCGACCATGACCCGCTGTCGCTGGTGGCCCAGTCGGTCCGCTGCTCGCTCTCCGATGGCTGGGGCGGCTCGCTGATCGCCACCGAGCTGCAGGACATCCTTCTCGGAACGCCCACCATAAAATCGGTCAAAGCCAACCTGGGGGTTCTGGAAGAGGAGAGCGTCAATGTCGTGGTCCATGGTCATGAACCGATCCTGTCGGCCAAGATAGCAGAGATGGCTCAATCGGCGGAGAACCGCCAGGCCGCTGAAGCTGTTGGCGCCAAACGGGTCAACGTGGTCGGGCTCTGCTGCACCGGTAACGAGGTGCTGTTGCGCCAGGGGGTCGGTATGGCCGGCAACGAATCGCACAGCGAGCTGGCGATCATGACCGGCGCGGTGGATGCCATGGTCGTAGACGTTCAATGCATCTATCCTGCGATTGCCGATCTCGCCTCCTGTTTCCATACCAAGTTCATCACCACCAGTGAACAGGCCAAGATCCCCGGCAGCCTGCACATCCAGTTCGACGAGCACCATGCCGACGCCATTGCCAGCCGGATCATCAAAACCGCCATCGACGCTTTCCCCAACCGGAACAAGGGGCGGGTCTATATCCCAAAACACACGGCAACCGCAGTGGTCGGCTTCACGGTCGAAGAGATCCTGAAGGCCCTGGGAGGCACTCCCCAGCCGCTCATTGATCTGATTGTCAACGGCACCATCAAAGGGGTGGCCGGCATTGTCGGCTGCAACAATGTCAAGGTGCAACAGGACCACTTCCATCGCGTGCTTACTACTGAACTCCTGAAACGCGACATCCTAGTGATCGGCACCGGCTGCTGGGCAGTTGCCGCTGCCAAGGCTGGCCTAATGGACCTGTCGGCTCAGGAACTGGCCGGGCCTGGATTAAAGGCGGTCTGCCGGCAACTGGGGATTCCGCCGGTGCTGCACATGGGATCGTGCGTTGACTGTTCGCGCATGCTCAACCTGGCCGGGGCCATTGCCGACCATCTCAAGGTCGATATCTCGGATCTGCCGCTGGTCGGTTCCGCCCCGGAGTGGACCACGGAAAAAGCGGTCGCCATCGGCGCCTACTTTGTCGGCTCCGGGATTCCGGTCCATCTCTGGCCGCTGCCACCGATTCTCGGCGGGCCAGAGGTCACCAGGATTCTTACTCAGGACGCGAAAGAGGTTCTGGGTGGCTGGTTCTTCGTCGAAGAAGACCCGGTCGCGGCAGCAGACCAAATGGAACGGATCGTTATGGAACGGCGCAGCGCGCTCGGCATCTGA